A stretch of the Archangium violaceum genome encodes the following:
- a CDS encoding anti-sigma factor family protein, with amino-acid sequence MSACRDQDESLTLFAAGALEPEEEARVRAHLESCAACRSEAEAHRDVLGLAALPPPSAREQAVMAALPRTAVGTWRREQVQKAARMRTTGALLAAAAVVLFALGPVVQRRVAPPAPLAPQVETPASVVEETESELEQWALTDPLSDALELSYMDLEDAEDVAGLSELELEELLSSPIPGETL; translated from the coding sequence ATGTCCGCGTGCCGGGATCAAGACGAGTCGTTGACCCTCTTCGCCGCGGGAGCGCTGGAGCCCGAGGAGGAGGCGCGGGTGCGCGCGCACCTGGAATCCTGTGCGGCGTGCCGCTCCGAGGCCGAGGCCCACCGCGACGTGCTCGGGCTCGCCGCGCTACCACCGCCGTCCGCGCGGGAGCAGGCGGTGATGGCGGCCCTGCCTCGAACGGCGGTGGGCACCTGGCGCCGGGAGCAGGTCCAGAAGGCGGCACGGATGCGGACCACCGGAGCGCTGCTGGCGGCGGCGGCCGTGGTGCTGTTCGCGCTGGGACCGGTGGTTCAGCGCCGTGTGGCCCCTCCGGCCCCACTCGCCCCTCAGGTGGAGACCCCCGCCAGCGTGGTCGAGGAGACGGAGTCGGAGCTGGAGCAGTGGGCGCTCACGGATCCGCTGTCCGATGCGCTCGAGCTGTCCTACATGGACCTGGAGGACGCCGAGGACGTCGCCGGGCTCTCGGAGCTCGAGCTCGAAGAACTCCTCTCATCCCCCATCCCT